Proteins from a genomic interval of Nostoc sp. TCL240-02:
- the ldpA gene encoding circadian clock protein LdpA has translation MTDLFVPLQSLKQGNWFKLICGASFQHLPAVRNLTLAYTLAGADCIDVAADPAVIAAAQAGLQVAKTLAKDAQQRGFDYKGNLPFLMVSLNDGEDPHFRKAEFNPHECPRDCPRPCERICPAQAIVFDNIKEDFSGVVSEKCYGCGRCIPICPYGIIYTASYVTTPGAIAPLVMSTGVDAVEIHTQVGRLAEFQRLWQAISPWADQLKVLAISCPDGEGMTDYLRAVYDLIAPLKSALIWQTDGRSMSGDIGDGTTIAAVKLGQKVLAAKLPGYVQLAGGTNSYTVAKLKTMGLLKEAEGQGVKSRGKISSPLPPAPCLPSSISGVAYGSYARVLLSAILEKLENKEVTNTNVRATIRLEEDEVLLWQAVELAHSLVSQIKSRQRRESEH, from the coding sequence GTGACTGATCTGTTCGTCCCTTTACAATCCCTCAAACAAGGTAACTGGTTCAAGCTGATCTGCGGAGCCAGCTTTCAGCATTTGCCGGCAGTCAGAAATTTAACCTTAGCCTATACTTTGGCGGGCGCTGACTGCATAGATGTTGCAGCTGATCCAGCAGTGATTGCAGCAGCGCAAGCAGGGCTACAAGTAGCTAAAACTCTAGCTAAAGATGCCCAACAGCGAGGCTTTGACTACAAAGGCAACTTACCCTTTTTAATGGTCAGCCTAAACGATGGAGAAGACCCCCATTTTCGCAAAGCAGAATTTAATCCTCATGAGTGTCCTAGAGACTGCCCTAGACCCTGTGAACGGATTTGTCCGGCACAAGCAATCGTATTTGACAATATCAAAGAAGATTTTTCAGGAGTAGTATCCGAAAAATGTTATGGCTGCGGTCGTTGCATCCCAATTTGTCCTTATGGTATAATTTATACAGCTTCATACGTGACAACGCCAGGAGCGATCGCGCCATTAGTAATGTCAACAGGAGTAGATGCCGTAGAAATCCATACACAAGTAGGGCGGTTGGCAGAATTTCAGCGATTATGGCAGGCAATTTCACCGTGGGCCGATCAATTAAAAGTACTAGCTATCAGCTGTCCCGATGGCGAGGGGATGACTGATTACCTAAGAGCAGTATATGACCTGATTGCCCCACTCAAAAGTGCTTTAATTTGGCAAACAGACGGTCGTTCTATGAGTGGCGATATTGGCGATGGCACGACAATAGCCGCAGTGAAATTAGGGCAAAAAGTTTTGGCAGCGAAATTACCGGGATATGTGCAGTTAGCAGGCGGCACAAATAGCTATACCGTTGCTAAGTTAAAGACAATGGGACTACTCAAAGAGGCAGAGGGGCAGGGAGTAAAGAGCAGGGGGAAAATTTCTTCTCCTCTGCCCCCCGCCCCCTGCCTCCCCTCCTCCATTTCCGGGGTCGCCTACGGTAGCTATGCCCGTGTACTGCTGTCAGCAATTCTCGAAAAGTTAGAGAATAAGGAGGTAACTAACACCAATGTGAGAGCAACTATTCGCCTAGAAGAAGATGAAGTATTACTTTGGCAAGCTGTAGAACTTGCCCATTCTCTCGTTTCCCAGATTAAGTCACGGCAGAGAAGGGAAAGTGAGCATTAG
- a CDS encoding PAS domain-containing protein codes for MAVNAITICFVEDSAEDRALYRRFLERDDRYTYNIYEFELGNKALQACQGKIPDVILLDYRLPDLDGLEFFTKLQRQTSSSQISVIMVTGQGNETIAVQAIKSGVHDYLVKGKLTQENFCRMIHGAIKHKQLKQQQEQQHLVGAIALHIRKSLHLQDILTTSVQQVRQLLGADRVLVYQFTPLMQGCIVSESVLPEWKSSLGLEIEDTCFQESQGEKYRQGKIWTTTNIYEAGLSECHLQLLEQFQVKANLIVPILVENIATSAVELWGLFIVHQCSAPRQWQAFEVELLNQLTVQLAIAIQQAELYHNLQIFNTELEAKVQERTAKLQESDRRFRAIFNNTFQFTGLLTPSGILLETNQTALSFGGLQLEDVINRPFWEAHWWTISPQTQEELKQAIAHAAKGKFVRYEVDVLGANNRVATIDFSLRPLQDETGKVVLLIPEGRDITERKQTELALHERKVMLHLIGDNLSNGAVYRVIRELDGSDRFSYLSGGIERLMEVKVEDALRDSSLLYRQFIPEDIPRLEEAVEESRLNLSVFDIQLRIRTASGQLKWFHFRSTPRQLQDGRVAWDGLVVDVTDLKNSEETLRKSQALLEESQRVARLGNWEFDLSSGKITWSKGLFDLFNREPALLEPSYEENLQLYHPEDGQKLHQAVERAIATGESYKQILRVPQNGSNRYFEGIGYAEFNADGEVIRLYGTAQDVTEREIALRDRQKAEETLRQSEERLQLALEASGDGLWDWNILTREVYYSRRYLEMLGYSFDELPQDWSTWKRLVHLDDLPWVEEILAAHLNDSSVPYKFDYRLRTKSGEWKWIANYGKVVIRDEEGNPLRISGTHRDISHVYDELRLRKQTEAALTRSEEQLRLTLEFNHIGIWDWNVETGEVIWNDNHFRLLGLEPETSASYQRWRNCVHLEDVDRIEQAVLNALAEHTNFEDEYRVIYPDGSVHWLIGKGRGIHNEAGDPVRMLGVIIDISDRKILERELAHKQKLLDTFINSAPVGITIIDLDLRFLLINEALAEINGIPAAAHIGKTLGEIVPDLTPKLEQVLHHVSTTGEPILDLEITGETPKLPGVIRTWLASYFPIQSEADQPISMGIVVVEISDRKRAEQMLELQAVITRNMAEGICLVRATDGVFVYTNPKFEQMFGYEPDELTGQHVSIVNYGDEDTTPEEVNQAIRTAILQHGEATYEVHNVKKDGTPFWCRSNASIFRHPEYGSVIVAVHQDITEHKQAEEKLIASLKEKEVLLKEIHHRVKNNLGIVSSLLQMQCRRTQDPVVTAILRDSQNRIASIALVHEKLYRSEDLSDIDFAQYIPDLTTHLFDSYNVSSSQIQLKIQVDDASLDIETAIPCGLIINELVSNALKYAFVGKIRGEIEVKFYQKAESNLILIIRDNGIGLPENFDSKKAKTLGITLVQGLVKQLRGKLEIESHQGTQFKITFTNSRI; via the coding sequence ATGGCAGTCAATGCAATAACTATATGTTTTGTAGAAGACTCTGCTGAAGACAGGGCTTTGTATCGACGCTTCCTAGAGCGGGACGATCGCTACACTTATAATATTTATGAGTTTGAGTTGGGAAATAAGGCGCTACAAGCTTGCCAAGGGAAAATACCGGATGTAATTTTGTTGGACTACCGATTACCAGATTTAGATGGGCTGGAATTTTTCACTAAGCTACAAAGGCAAACTTCCAGCAGCCAAATTTCAGTAATCATGGTGACTGGACAGGGAAACGAAACGATCGCAGTCCAAGCTATAAAGAGTGGGGTTCATGATTATCTAGTTAAAGGAAAACTGACCCAAGAAAATTTTTGCCGAATGATTCATGGGGCGATCAAGCACAAGCAGCTAAAACAGCAGCAGGAACAACAACACCTAGTAGGAGCGATCGCTCTGCATATCCGCAAATCTTTGCACCTTCAAGACATTCTTACTACTAGTGTTCAACAAGTTCGCCAGTTATTGGGTGCTGATCGGGTACTGGTGTATCAATTCACTCCCCTTATGCAGGGTTGTATCGTATCAGAGTCAGTCTTACCTGAATGGAAATCAAGCTTGGGACTAGAGATTGAAGATACTTGTTTTCAAGAAAGCCAGGGGGAAAAATATCGCCAAGGAAAAATTTGGACAACTACGAACATCTACGAAGCGGGTTTAAGTGAGTGCCATCTGCAATTATTAGAACAATTTCAGGTAAAGGCGAATTTAATTGTCCCCATTCTGGTAGAAAACATAGCGACTTCAGCAGTTGAACTCTGGGGGCTATTTATTGTGCATCAATGTTCTGCTCCCCGGCAATGGCAGGCATTTGAGGTGGAATTGCTCAACCAACTGACGGTACAACTAGCGATCGCCATTCAACAAGCCGAACTTTATCACAACCTCCAAATCTTCAACACTGAGTTAGAAGCAAAAGTACAAGAACGCACTGCCAAATTGCAAGAAAGCGATCGCCGATTCCGCGCTATCTTTAACAACACTTTTCAATTCACAGGACTGCTAACGCCATCTGGCATTTTACTAGAGACTAACCAGACGGCGCTAAGTTTTGGCGGACTTCAGCTTGAAGATGTGATCAATCGCCCTTTTTGGGAAGCACACTGGTGGACAATTTCACCACAAACTCAAGAAGAATTAAAACAAGCGATCGCTCATGCTGCAAAAGGAAAGTTTGTCCGCTATGAAGTTGATGTTCTAGGTGCAAATAACCGAGTAGCAACAATCGATTTTTCATTGCGTCCGCTACAAGATGAGACAGGTAAAGTCGTTTTGTTGATTCCAGAAGGGCGAGATATTACTGAACGCAAACAAACAGAACTTGCCCTGCATGAGCGTAAAGTGATGTTGCACTTGATTGGAGATAATTTGTCCAATGGTGCAGTTTATCGGGTGATCCGCGAACTGGATGGGAGCGATCGCTTTTCCTACCTCAGTGGGGGGATTGAAAGACTAATGGAAGTCAAAGTAGAAGATGCACTTAGAGATTCATCTCTGCTTTATCGGCAGTTTATCCCAGAGGATATTCCCCGTCTAGAGGAAGCCGTTGAAGAGTCTCGGCTAAATCTCTCTGTGTTTGATATTCAACTACGAATCCGAACGGCTAGCGGTCAACTCAAATGGTTCCATTTTCGTTCTACACCACGCCAGTTGCAGGATGGGCGCGTGGCTTGGGATGGACTAGTGGTGGATGTCACCGACCTCAAAAACAGTGAAGAAACCTTACGCAAAAGTCAAGCTCTGCTAGAAGAATCACAGCGAGTTGCTCGCCTTGGTAATTGGGAGTTTGACCTTAGCAGTGGCAAAATTACCTGGTCAAAGGGGCTTTTTGATCTCTTCAATCGAGAACCCGCACTTCTTGAACCAAGCTATGAAGAAAATCTGCAATTGTATCACCCTGAAGATGGGCAGAAATTGCACCAAGCTGTTGAGCGGGCGATCGCCACTGGTGAGTCCTACAAACAAATTCTCCGTGTCCCCCAGAATGGCTCTAATCGCTATTTTGAGGGCATTGGATATGCAGAATTCAACGCCGATGGAGAAGTGATTCGCCTTTATGGTACTGCCCAAGATGTCACCGAACGAGAAATTGCGCTACGCGATCGCCAAAAAGCGGAAGAAACTCTGCGCCAAAGTGAAGAAAGACTACAATTAGCACTTGAAGCTTCTGGGGATGGTTTGTGGGACTGGAATATTCTCACTAGAGAAGTGTATTACAGCCGCCGCTATTTAGAAATGCTCGGATACAGCTTTGATGAACTTCCACAAGATTGGAGTACTTGGAAGCGACTAGTTCATCTAGACGATCTACCTTGGGTTGAGGAAATTTTAGCAGCCCACCTCAATGATAGTTCAGTACCCTACAAATTTGACTATCGACTCAGAACTAAGTCTGGCGAATGGAAATGGATTGCCAACTACGGTAAGGTTGTCATCCGAGATGAAGAGGGTAATCCTTTGCGGATAAGTGGTACTCATCGGGATATTAGCCATGTCTACGACGAGCTTCGCTTACGCAAACAAACCGAAGCTGCCTTAACTAGAAGTGAAGAACAACTCAGGCTAACCTTAGAATTTAACCACATCGGTATTTGGGATTGGAATGTTGAAACAGGCGAAGTTATCTGGAACGACAACCATTTTCGTTTGTTAGGTTTAGAGCCAGAAACATCAGCAAGCTATCAGCGATGGCGCAATTGTGTTCATCTAGAGGATGTTGACCGAATTGAACAGGCTGTATTAAATGCGTTGGCAGAACATACTAATTTTGAAGATGAATATCGAGTAATTTACCCCGATGGCAGTGTTCACTGGCTCATCGGCAAAGGACGCGGCATTCACAACGAAGCAGGCGACCCTGTGCGGATGCTGGGCGTTATTATTGATATTAGCGATCGCAAAATTTTGGAGCGAGAACTAGCTCACAAGCAAAAGTTACTGGATACCTTCATCAATAGCGCACCCGTTGGGATAACCATTATAGATCTGGATCTGCGTTTCTTATTGATTAATGAAGCATTAGCAGAAATTAATGGCATTCCCGCAGCAGCGCATATTGGCAAAACACTGGGGGAGATTGTCCCCGATTTGACACCAAAGCTGGAGCAGGTGTTGCACCATGTTTCGACAACGGGTGAACCGATTCTGGATTTGGAAATCACTGGAGAAACCCCAAAACTTCCAGGTGTCATCAGGACTTGGCTAGCCTCTTATTTTCCGATTCAGTCTGAAGCCGATCAACCCATTAGTATGGGCATTGTTGTAGTTGAAATCAGCGATCGCAAACGTGCCGAGCAAATGTTAGAGTTGCAAGCGGTAATTACCCGCAACATGGCAGAAGGAATTTGCCTAGTTCGTGCTACAGATGGTGTGTTCGTCTACACCAATCCTAAATTTGAGCAGATGTTTGGCTATGAACCCGATGAATTAACTGGTCAGCATGTGTCGATTGTGAACTATGGAGATGAAGATACTACACCTGAAGAAGTGAATCAGGCAATTAGGACTGCTATCTTGCAACATGGTGAAGCTACTTATGAAGTTCATAATGTTAAGAAAGATGGCACCCCATTCTGGTGTAGGTCAAACGCTTCCATCTTTAGGCATCCTGAGTATGGAAGCGTCATTGTCGCTGTCCACCAAGATATCACCGAGCATAAGCAAGCAGAGGAAAAACTCATAGCCTCTCTTAAAGAAAAAGAAGTATTACTTAAAGAAATTCACCATCGGGTGAAGAACAATTTAGGAATTGTCAGCAGTTTGCTGCAAATGCAGTGCAGACGTACACAAGATCCTGTCGTGACAGCTATTTTACGCGATAGCCAAAACCGCATTGCCTCCATTGCCCTAGTTCATGAAAAACTATACCGTTCTGAAGACCTCTCTGATATTGATTTTGCTCAATACATCCCAGATTTAACAACTCATTTATTCGATTCATATAACGTTAGTTCCAGCCAAATTCAACTAAAGATTCAAGTTGATGATGCTAGCCTTGACATCGAAACCGCTATTCCTTGCGGCTTGATTATCAACGAACTGGTTTCCAATGCTTTGAAATATGCCTTTGTTGGTAAAATTAGAGGAGAAATTGAAGTTAAGTTTTATCAAAAAGCAGAGTCTAATTTGATACTAATTATTCGAGATAATGGCATTGGTTTACCTGAAAATTTTGATAGCAAGAAAGCTAAAACACTGGGCATAACCCTTGTCCAAGGCTTAGTCAAACAGTTAAGAGGAAAACTCGAAATTGAATCTCACCAGGGAACACAGTTCAAAATTACTTTTACAAACAGCCGGATATAA
- a CDS encoding response regulator, with protein sequence MIGIPSNTHKKETVQILVVEDEYILAINLQESLESLGYTVLGIADSAEEAIEKATESRPNLILMDIRLRGEMDGIQASEQIWRNLQIPIIYLTGHSDKSTVERATLTSPFGYILKPIKEQELYVAIQTALNRYDREQFLSSVLRGMGDGVIVVDPELRVKYLNQAGEALTGWRWDEAKGRILTEVFRLIDEQTQIPAQNPILAALQQETTIYLGSEILLITRDGTTIPVADSATPLRDNSGIITGAVLVFRDDTQRRLTEERNLATERAQQLEIQVAELQRLNKLKEDFLATTSHEMRTPLSNIKMAISALENILDRQGSLNSNPLSPSESVARYLTVLREQCEQELNLVDNLLHIRMIDADVYPLELTSIQLQHWLPHVAEYFEESAKAREQTLEVNIEPNLPPLVSDSASLTEIVSELLNNACKYTPPEGQIRMDVRIIDTTKSLINEDAESGILDNPQVPYFQIIISNSGVIIPTIEQSRIFEPFYRIPQSDRWQHGGTGLGLALVKKLVEYLQGKIEVTSSHGWATFIVQLPLSL encoded by the coding sequence ATGATTGGCATTCCATCAAACACACATAAAAAGGAGACAGTTCAAATCCTAGTTGTTGAAGATGAATATATTCTTGCCATCAACTTACAAGAAAGTTTAGAGTCTCTGGGATACACTGTTTTAGGCATCGCCGATTCTGCAGAAGAGGCAATTGAAAAAGCAACTGAGTCACGCCCAAACTTGATTTTAATGGATATCAGGTTACGCGGCGAAATGGACGGGATTCAAGCATCTGAGCAAATTTGGCGTAATTTGCAAATTCCTATTATATATCTTACAGGCCACTCGGATAAAAGTACCGTGGAGCGGGCAACACTAACATCACCCTTTGGGTATATTCTCAAACCCATCAAGGAACAAGAACTTTACGTTGCCATTCAAACAGCACTCAATCGCTACGATCGCGAGCAATTTTTGAGTTCTGTCCTTAGAGGAATGGGGGACGGTGTGATTGTAGTTGATCCTGAGTTGCGTGTAAAGTACCTAAATCAGGCAGGTGAAGCATTAACAGGGTGGCGATGGGATGAAGCCAAAGGACGGATCTTAACAGAGGTGTTCCGACTTATTGACGAACAAACTCAGATCCCTGCCCAAAATCCAATTCTCGCAGCCCTCCAACAAGAAACTACTATCTATCTAGGCAGTGAAATTTTACTAATTACCAGAGACGGGACAACTATACCAGTCGCTGATAGTGCTACTCCCCTCAGAGACAACAGTGGCATCATTACAGGAGCAGTATTAGTTTTTCGAGATGACACACAACGACGGCTCACCGAAGAACGCAATCTCGCAACCGAACGTGCCCAACAACTAGAAATTCAAGTGGCAGAACTCCAACGTCTGAACAAGTTGAAAGAGGATTTTCTCGCAACCACTTCTCATGAAATGCGAACGCCGTTGTCAAATATTAAAATGGCCATCTCCGCCCTAGAAAATATTCTCGATCGGCAGGGTAGCTTAAATTCAAACCCACTTTCTCCATCGGAATCTGTAGCCCGCTACTTAACTGTCCTGCGTGAGCAGTGCGAACAAGAACTGAATCTAGTAGACAATTTGCTGCATATTCGAATGATTGATGCAGATGTCTATCCATTGGAATTAACTTCAATTCAACTTCAACATTGGCTGCCTCACGTCGCCGAGTATTTTGAAGAAAGTGCGAAAGCTAGGGAACAGACTTTGGAAGTTAATATTGAGCCAAATTTACCACCTTTAGTTTCAGACTCGGCTAGCCTGACCGAAATTGTCTCAGAATTACTCAACAATGCTTGTAAATATACCCCGCCTGAAGGACAGATTAGAATGGATGTTCGGATAATCGACACCACAAAAAGTCTCATAAATGAGGATGCTGAATCTGGTATATTAGATAACCCTCAAGTCCCCTACTTTCAAATTATAATTAGTAATTCTGGGGTAATAATCCCCACAATAGAACAATCTCGAATCTTTGAGCCATTTTACCGAATTCCTCAGAGCGATCGCTGGCAACATGGCGGCACAGGATTAGGTTTAGCATTAGTAAAGAAGTTAGTAGAATATCTCCAAGGCAAAATTGAAGTTACTAGTTCTCATGGCTGGGCAACGTTCATAGTTCAACTGCCGTTAAGCCTGTGA
- a CDS encoding response regulator, with protein sequence MHFNQTNHHKKNILVVDDTPDNLRLLSAMLTAQGFEVRKALNGKMALTACQMVLPDVILLDINMPGMDGYQVCQQLKADDKTCEVPVIFISALDDVVDKVKAFDVGGVDYIAKPFHGAEVVLRIENQINLRLLQVRLQEKNFLLQEALDNLKSAQVQQIQNEKMVALGQLVAGLAHEINNPISFIYGNLQYAGQYVQDLVNLIEVYQQEYPKPTFKIQQIAKDIDLNFVINDLQNLIGAMYRGSDRIREIVMALQHFSRHDEAEIKRVNIHEDIENTLVMLQHRLREAVDRPAIIVVKDYGNLPLVTCYASELNQVFMHLLNNAIDAIEEGMGKVGPPLGIRGNGEWGAGNQSFNRYSQMPLDGSHSNWGDTPVPALGETSNPQWLFPTPQIRIHTEVTDLNTIKIVIADNGPGIEESVRSRLFDPFFTTKPVGKGSGLGLSISYQIIVQKHRGNITCTSSVGQGAEFAIEIPIEQPEL encoded by the coding sequence ATGCATTTCAATCAAACTAACCATCATAAAAAAAATATTTTGGTGGTCGATGATACCCCAGATAATTTGAGGCTTTTATCGGCAATGTTGACTGCACAAGGTTTTGAAGTTCGCAAAGCTTTAAACGGTAAAATGGCACTAACTGCGTGTCAAATGGTTTTGCCGGATGTGATTTTGCTGGATATCAACATGCCAGGTATGGATGGATATCAAGTTTGTCAACAACTAAAGGCTGACGATAAAACTTGTGAAGTCCCAGTAATTTTTATCAGCGCCCTGGATGATGTTGTGGATAAAGTAAAAGCTTTTGATGTTGGTGGTGTAGATTATATTGCCAAACCTTTTCACGGGGCAGAGGTTGTGTTGCGAATTGAAAATCAGATTAATTTACGTTTGCTTCAAGTTAGACTGCAAGAAAAAAACTTTTTATTACAAGAGGCTCTTGACAACTTAAAATCCGCTCAAGTTCAACAGATTCAAAACGAAAAAATGGTGGCGCTGGGGCAGCTAGTGGCTGGGCTGGCTCATGAAATTAATAATCCCATCAGTTTTATTTATGGTAATCTCCAATATGCTGGTCAATATGTGCAAGACCTAGTGAATCTGATTGAAGTTTATCAACAAGAATACCCAAAACCTACATTCAAAATTCAGCAAATAGCCAAAGATATAGACCTGAATTTTGTGATTAACGATCTACAAAACCTCATAGGTGCAATGTATAGAGGCTCCGATCGCATTCGGGAAATTGTCATGGCGCTACAACACTTTTCTCGACATGATGAAGCAGAGATAAAACGGGTAAATATCCATGAAGACATCGAAAACACTCTGGTGATGTTACAACATCGACTCAGAGAAGCAGTAGACCGTCCCGCAATTATTGTAGTGAAAGATTATGGTAACTTGCCCCTAGTTACTTGCTATGCGAGTGAACTAAACCAAGTATTTATGCATTTATTGAATAATGCTATTGATGCAATAGAAGAGGGAATGGGGAAGGTGGGGCCCCCTCTGGGAATAAGGGGTAATGGGGAGTGGGGAGCGGGGAATCAATCTTTTAATCGTTACTCTCAAATGCCACTTGACGGGAGTCACTCTAATTGGGGAGACACACCAGTTCCTGCACTTGGAGAAACCTCAAACCCGCAGTGGCTCTTCCCTACTCCCCAAATTAGGATTCACACAGAGGTGACAGACTTAAATACGATCAAAATTGTGATCGCAGATAATGGTCCTGGTATAGAAGAGTCGGTGCGATCGCGTTTATTTGACCCATTTTTTACCACAAAACCTGTGGGTAAAGGTAGCGGGCTAGGATTATCTATTAGCTATCAGATTATCGTCCAAAAACACCGAGGAAATATTACCTGCACTTCTTCTGTTGGGCAAGGAGCAGAGTTTGCGATCGAAATTCCCATCGAGCAACCTGAGCTTTAG
- a CDS encoding R3H domain-containing nucleic acid-binding protein — MTITDDLQKLLDILPQDLQQVLENHPKRDSLVEVVLDLGRRPEARFPNQAEYLSEIPVTQEQIDDCIQRVGIFGGDNRAGIEQTLHRISAIRNRTGKIIGLTCRVGRAVFGTIGMIRDLVETGKSILMLGRPGVGKTTALREIARVLADDLHKRVVIIDTSNEIAGDGDVAHPAIGRARRMQVAHPEQQHQVMIEAVENHMPEVIVIDEIGTELEALAARTIAERGVQLVGTAHGNQIENLIKNPTLADLVGGIQAVTLGDDEARRRGSQKTVLERKAPPTFEIAVEMLERQRWVVHESVADTVDNLLRGRQATPQTRTVDDHGKVAVTRQLAVVNGRGGQLGTVEESFPPARPSNGWRSSGQMIALPQLPVERVTGRSEFDRLLDESFNYSESIDLDAATRVPGPNGEDLPLHVYPYGVSRHQLEQVISVLTLPVVLTKDIDSADAILALRSHVKNHAKLRQMAKARHVPIHMIKSSTIPQITRGLRRLLNMDDPEMTDDLELQLFLHSGSDDEMDALEEARLAVEQIVIPKGQPVELLPRSPQVRKMQHELVEHYRLKSHSFGEEPNRRLRIYPA, encoded by the coding sequence ATGACGATTACAGACGATCTCCAAAAGTTATTAGACATTTTGCCCCAAGACCTGCAACAAGTACTAGAGAATCATCCCAAACGAGATAGTTTAGTAGAAGTGGTCTTGGATTTGGGTCGTCGCCCAGAGGCTCGCTTTCCTAATCAAGCTGAGTATCTGAGCGAAATACCCGTTACTCAAGAACAGATAGATGATTGCATTCAACGAGTCGGAATTTTTGGCGGAGATAATCGAGCAGGAATTGAGCAAACTTTGCATCGGATCAGTGCGATCCGCAACCGTACTGGTAAGATTATTGGCTTGACCTGTCGCGTTGGTCGGGCGGTATTCGGAACCATTGGCATGATCCGCGATTTGGTAGAAACTGGTAAATCGATTCTCATGCTCGGTCGTCCAGGTGTGGGCAAAACTACCGCCTTACGGGAAATTGCCCGTGTTTTGGCAGATGACCTGCATAAGCGAGTGGTGATTATTGACACCTCCAACGAAATCGCTGGAGATGGTGATGTTGCCCACCCCGCCATTGGTCGCGCTCGGCGGATGCAAGTGGCTCATCCAGAACAACAGCATCAGGTGATGATTGAGGCAGTGGAAAACCACATGCCAGAAGTCATTGTCATTGATGAAATTGGCACGGAACTGGAAGCTTTAGCGGCTCGTACTATTGCTGAACGGGGCGTACAGTTGGTAGGTACTGCCCACGGGAATCAGATCGAAAATCTGATTAAAAACCCTACCTTGGCTGATTTAGTTGGGGGTATCCAAGCTGTGACGCTGGGAGACGACGAAGCCAGACGGCGAGGCTCTCAAAAGACTGTTTTGGAGCGGAAAGCCCCTCCTACCTTTGAAATTGCTGTGGAAATGTTGGAACGCCAACGCTGGGTAGTACACGAAAGTGTTGCTGACACAGTAGATAATCTGCTGCGTGGTCGTCAGGCTACCCCACAAACGAGAACCGTTGATGACCACGGCAAAGTTGCGGTAACAAGGCAGTTAGCTGTTGTCAACGGTCGCGGTGGACAGTTAGGGACAGTGGAAGAATCTTTCCCACCGGCGCGACCGTCTAATGGCTGGCGTTCTTCTGGACAAATGATTGCACTGCCGCAATTGCCTGTAGAACGGGTGACTGGACGTAGTGAGTTTGATCGATTGCTAGATGAATCCTTCAATTATTCTGAGAGCATTGATTTAGATGCTGCTACAAGAGTGCCAGGGCCAAATGGTGAAGATTTGCCACTGCACGTTTACCCTTATGGCGTTAGCCGCCACCAACTAGAACAGGTAATTAGCGTGCTAACGTTACCCGTAGTATTGACAAAAGATATAGATAGTGCAGATGCAATTTTAGCACTGCGATCGCACGTCAAGAACCACGCCAAATTACGCCAAATGGCCAAAGCTCGTCATGTCCCCATCCACATGATTAAATCCAGCACCATTCCGCAAATTACCCGTGGCTTGCGGCGGTTGCTGAACATGGATGATCCAGAAATGACCGATGATTTAGAACTGCAACTGTTTTTGCACAGTGGTAGCGATGATGAGATGGATGCCTTGGAAGAAGCTAGACTTGCTGTCGAGCAAATTGTGATTCCGAAAGGACAGCCAGTGGAGTTATTACCACGTTCTCCGCAAGTCCGCAAAATGCAACATGAGTTGGTAGAACATTATCGCCTCAAGTCGCATAGTTTTGGCGAAGAACCAAATAGAAGATTGCGGATTTATCCAGCGTAA